A segment of the Brevibacterium zhoupengii genome:
CTCGAAATTTTTTTCGCAGAGGTGCGTGAGGATCTCTGACCTGCCGCGTCTGTACCTATGACAGCGCAATCGAAACGAAAAGGAATCAGAAATGCCTGAAGTCAAGCAGTCCAGCGGTTCCCAGCAGATCACGACCGACGATTCGGTGCGCAGCCCTCTCGTGACCGACATGGGCAACACCACGATCGCCGAGAACGTCGTCGCCAAACTCTCCGGCATCGCCGCACGTGAGGTCCCCGGCGTCTACAGCATGGGCACCGCCGCACGCCGTGCCTTCGACACCCTCACCGACCGCATCCCCGGCTCACAGACCAACGTCTCCGGCGGTGTCTCCGTCGAGAAGGGTGAGAAGCAGACCGCGATCGACCTCACCATCGTCGTCGAGTACGGAACATCGATCGTCGATGTCGCCGAGGCGATTCGCCGCAACGTCATCCGTGCCGTCGAACAGGGCACCGGGCTGCAGGTCGTCGAGGTCAACATCGAGGTCACCGACGTCCATCTCCCCGGCGATGAGGATGACCAGCAGAGCTCGAACGACACCGTCGAACTCAACTGATCTGCCCCACACCCAACAGCCTGCATACTCAACACACGAACGCAGCCTTTCCCATGGCCGACTACGGGTCCGGGAACGACTCGCCGCCTCGGCGGAAGGAATGACATGTCGAAAACACTCATCGGACTGCTCGTCGGATTGACGCTGGGCATCGTCGCGTACTTCGGAGGATTCCTGGCATTCCTCATCGTCGCCATCTGCGGCGGGCTCGGCCTCGTCGTCGGCCTGGTCCTCGACGGACGCCTCGACCTCAGCGCACTGAGTTCACGTTCAACGACCCGGAGGTGACGACGTGGCTTCATCACGTGGTGGCCTCACGATCGCGGACCGGGTCATCGAGAAGACGGCCTCCCAGATCCTCAAGGCTCTGCCCGGAATCGGGGGGACGAAATCGGGCCTGTTCGGACTCGGCTCGAGCGCCGATCTCGGTTCCCGGCCCAGTGTGGACGTGACGCTCTCGGGTCGAAGCTGCACCCTCGACGTCGAACTCGGACTGCAGTACCCCTCCCCCATCACTGAGGCGACCGAATCGGTGCGTCGTCGCCTCAGCACCGATGTCGAAGCCCTCACCGGGGTCGCCGTCCATCAGGTCGACATCACCGTGAAATGGCTCAAGCCCAATGCATCAGGATCCGGACAGACAGTGAGGAATCTGCAATGAGCGCACGACTGCTTCGGGCACGCCCGGCACGCGTGGTGCCTGCCGTCATCCTCGCCATCCTGATCCTGGTCATCGCCGTCGCCCTCGGCTGGGCGGCCATTGCCGCCATCGCCTCCGCAGGCTCCGGAAGCTCCGCGCTCTCGGACGGAATCCCAGGACTGTCGAGCCTTCGCGAGATGACCTGGGGTGCCGCGGCCATCATCGCCACCGGCGTCGTTATTGCGCTGCTGGGGCTGATCTTCCTCTTCATCGGGATCTCTCCCGGGGCCAAGCGCAACATCGGCTACCGCACGCAGACCCCGGAGCACATCGAACGCTTCGAGGTGGTGCTGCCGACCTCGGCACTGTCCGGCCTGGCAGCCGCGGCAGCGGATTCCGTCGACGGAGTCTCGAGCGTACGCGCCGCGTCCGATGCCTCATCGACGAACGTCACGTTCTCCACTCCCGTGCGTGACAATGACGAGATCCGCCGCGATGTCGATGCCGCAGTCACGCAGCG
Coding sequences within it:
- a CDS encoding Asp23/Gls24 family envelope stress response protein encodes the protein MPEVKQSSGSQQITTDDSVRSPLVTDMGNTTIAENVVAKLSGIAAREVPGVYSMGTAARRAFDTLTDRIPGSQTNVSGGVSVEKGEKQTAIDLTIVVEYGTSIVDVAEAIRRNVIRAVEQGTGLQVVEVNIEVTDVHLPGDEDDQQSSNDTVELN
- a CDS encoding Asp23/Gls24 family envelope stress response protein, whose product is MASSRGGLTIADRVIEKTASQILKALPGIGGTKSGLFGLGSSADLGSRPSVDVTLSGRSCTLDVELGLQYPSPITEATESVRRRLSTDVEALTGVAVHQVDITVKWLKPNASGSGQTVRNLQ
- a CDS encoding DUF6286 domain-containing protein encodes the protein MSARLLRARPARVVPAVILAILILVIAVALGWAAIAAIASAGSGSSALSDGIPGLSSLREMTWGAAAIIATGVVIALLGLIFLFIGISPGAKRNIGYRTQTPEHIERFEVVLPTSALSGLAAAAADSVDGVSSVRAASDASSTNVTFSTPVRDNDEIRRDVDAAVTQRFASIAFDRTPTVKVRAHRRQA